A single region of the Streptomyces virginiae genome encodes:
- a CDS encoding response regulator transcription factor, with the protein MTRVLLAEDDASISEPLARALRREGYEVEVREDGPTALDAGLQGGVDLVVLDLGLPGMDGLEVARRLRAEGHGFPILVLTARADEVDTVVGLDAGADDYVTKPFRLAELLARVRALLRRGATEALQPPATHGVRIDVESHRAWMGEEELQLTAKEFDLLRVLVRDAGRVVTRDQLMREVWDTTWWSSTKTLDMHISWLRKKLGDDAANPRYIATVRGVGFRFEKS; encoded by the coding sequence ATGACGCGTGTACTGCTCGCCGAGGACGACGCATCCATCTCGGAACCCCTGGCCCGCGCCCTGCGCCGGGAGGGGTACGAGGTCGAGGTCCGGGAGGACGGCCCCACCGCCCTGGACGCGGGACTGCAGGGCGGCGTCGATCTCGTCGTCCTCGACCTGGGACTGCCGGGCATGGACGGCCTGGAGGTGGCCCGCCGGCTGCGCGCCGAGGGCCACGGCTTCCCGATCCTGGTCCTCACCGCCCGGGCCGACGAGGTCGACACGGTCGTCGGCCTGGACGCCGGCGCCGACGACTACGTGACCAAGCCCTTCCGTCTCGCCGAACTGCTCGCCCGGGTCCGGGCCCTGCTCCGGCGCGGCGCCACCGAGGCCCTGCAGCCCCCCGCCACCCACGGCGTGCGGATCGACGTCGAATCGCACCGGGCGTGGATGGGGGAGGAGGAGCTCCAGCTCACGGCCAAGGAGTTCGACCTGCTGCGGGTCCTGGTCCGCGACGCGGGCCGGGTGGTCACCCGCGACCAGCTCATGCGCGAGGTCTGGGACACCACCTGGTGGTCCTCCACCAAGACCCTCGACATGCACATCTCCTGGCTGCGCAAGAAGCTGGGCGACGACGCCGCCAACCCCCGCTACATCGCCACCGTGCGGGGCGTCGGTTTCCGCTTCGAGAAGAGCTGA
- a CDS encoding membrane dipeptidase: MADLQDEPHSVGIGAEDLPAPAVAVAAGALDRAVALLAVHPVADGCNTLVRTLHQRPYHDIETSDTGVDTDIPRLRAGGVGAQFWSLLVPSARADVSGDQVLSDTLDQIDTALTLMRRYPDSLLLALTADDLADARNRGRIASYLGPVPGRTLTDSLGALRAFHALGVRILAPAGAPWAREELTPFGHEVVREANRLAILLDLTDCPPTVACRLAGASKAPVIISNTAAASLNPHPGNVTDEVLAALREANGLAMVTFDTERTGDSLHAVADHLDHVRAIAGPHGVGLGASFGTGPGHPRPTGLTDPSGYPRLIAELLERGWPESEVALLTWGNAQRVLRDAEFTSRAAGHRR; the protein is encoded by the coding sequence ATGGCCGACCTGCAGGATGAACCCCACTCCGTGGGCATCGGAGCCGAAGACCTCCCCGCCCCCGCGGTGGCGGTGGCGGCGGGCGCCCTCGACCGGGCCGTCGCGCTGCTGGCCGTCCATCCCGTGGCCGACGGGTGCAACACGCTGGTCCGGACCCTGCACCAGCGCCCGTACCACGACATCGAGACCTCGGACACGGGCGTGGACACCGACATCCCGCGGCTGCGCGCCGGGGGAGTGGGGGCCCAGTTCTGGTCCCTGCTCGTGCCGTCGGCGCGCGCGGACGTCTCCGGCGACCAGGTGCTCTCCGACACGTTGGACCAGATCGACACGGCGCTGACCCTGATGCGCCGCTATCCCGACAGCCTGCTCCTGGCCCTCACCGCCGACGACCTGGCGGACGCCCGCAACCGCGGCCGCATCGCCTCGTACCTGGGCCCGGTGCCCGGCCGCACCCTCACCGACTCCCTCGGCGCGTTGCGCGCCTTCCACGCGCTGGGCGTACGGATCCTCGCGCCGGCGGGAGCGCCCTGGGCGCGGGAGGAGCTGACGCCCTTCGGCCACGAGGTGGTCCGCGAGGCGAACCGGCTGGCGATCCTGCTGGACCTGACGGACTGCCCGCCGACGGTCGCCTGCCGACTCGCGGGAGCCTCCAAGGCCCCGGTGATCATCTCGAACACGGCGGCCGCCTCGCTCAACCCGCATCCGGGGAACGTGACCGACGAGGTGCTGGCCGCCCTACGGGAGGCGAACGGCCTGGCGATGGTCACCTTCGACACCGAGCGCACCGGGGACTCCCTGCACGCGGTGGCGGACCACCTGGACCACGTACGGGCGATCGCGGGCCCGCACGGCGTCGGACTGGGCGCCAGCTTCGGCACCGGACCGGGCCACCCCCGCCCGACGGGCCTGACCGACCCCTCGGGCTATCCGCGACTGATCGCGGAACTGCTGGAGCGCGGCTGGCCGGAGTCCGAGGTGGCCCTGCTGACCTGGGGCAACGCCCAGCGGGTGCTACGCGACGCGGAATTCACCTCCCGCGCGGCCGGCCACCGCCGCTAA
- a CDS encoding peptide MFS transporter — MASSLTTASPSPAHEKTVLGHPIGLATLFMTEMWERFSYYGMRALLVLYLVSGGVDAATDSQGGGLGFTAATATAIYSVYVAMVYLMAMPGGWFGDRVWGARKTVTIAGVVIMAGHVALALPGQLSFFVGLLLVAVGSGLLKANISTMVGHLYRGVDDPRRDSGFTIFYIGINVGALLAPIGIGIVGEKVNWHLGFALAAVGMGIGLVVYLLAGRTLSPQSSVVPNPLSAVERKAVIVKALAVLAVVAVFYGAVVAADMFTIKWALYPITIAGLLIPVAVLVRIKRDRDLSTVEQTRMSAYIWFFVAAAVFWMIYDQGGSTLSLFGDKNSERSLFGWEVPTTIFQSLNPLFVVALAPVFAAAWVALARRNREPSTIVKFSVALIIVGASFFVFAIPLSQTAGNDTKVTMWWLVLIFLMHTLAELCLSPVGLSVTTKMAPQKYGSQMMGVWFLAVTAGDCITGLMGLADVQLNGVGVILFQAVAAVLAGLAIFMYRKKVNQLMDGMG, encoded by the coding sequence ATGGCTTCCAGCCTGACGACGGCCTCACCGAGCCCCGCTCACGAGAAGACCGTCCTCGGCCACCCGATCGGCCTGGCCACGCTGTTCATGACCGAGATGTGGGAGCGCTTCTCCTACTACGGCATGCGTGCGCTTCTCGTTCTGTACCTGGTCTCCGGTGGTGTCGACGCCGCGACCGACAGCCAGGGTGGTGGCCTCGGCTTCACCGCCGCGACGGCCACGGCGATCTACTCCGTCTACGTCGCCATGGTCTACCTCATGGCCATGCCCGGCGGTTGGTTCGGTGACCGCGTCTGGGGTGCCCGCAAGACGGTCACCATCGCCGGTGTCGTGATCATGGCGGGCCACGTGGCGCTCGCGCTGCCCGGTCAGCTGTCGTTCTTCGTCGGTCTGCTGCTGGTCGCGGTCGGCTCCGGTCTGCTGAAGGCCAACATCTCCACGATGGTCGGCCACCTGTACCGCGGTGTGGACGACCCGCGCCGGGACAGCGGCTTCACGATCTTCTACATCGGCATCAACGTGGGTGCCCTGCTCGCCCCGATCGGCATCGGCATCGTCGGTGAGAAGGTCAACTGGCACCTCGGCTTCGCGCTGGCCGCCGTCGGCATGGGCATCGGCCTCGTGGTCTACCTGCTCGCCGGCCGCACCCTGAGCCCGCAGAGCAGCGTCGTCCCGAACCCGCTGTCCGCGGTCGAGCGCAAGGCCGTGATCGTCAAGGCCCTCGCCGTCCTGGCCGTCGTCGCCGTCTTCTACGGCGCCGTCGTCGCCGCGGACATGTTCACCATCAAGTGGGCGCTGTACCCGATCACCATCGCCGGCCTGCTCATCCCGGTCGCCGTCCTCGTCCGCATCAAGCGGGACCGGGACCTGTCCACCGTCGAGCAGACCCGGATGAGCGCCTACATCTGGTTCTTCGTGGCCGCCGCCGTCTTCTGGATGATCTACGACCAGGGCGGTTCGACCCTCTCGCTCTTCGGTGACAAGAACTCCGAGCGCAGCCTGTTCGGCTGGGAAGTCCCGACCACCATCTTCCAGTCGCTGAACCCGCTCTTCGTGGTGGCCCTGGCCCCGGTCTTCGCCGCCGCGTGGGTGGCCCTGGCCCGCCGCAACCGCGAGCCCAGCACCATCGTGAAGTTCTCGGTGGCCCTGATCATCGTCGGCGCCTCGTTCTTCGTCTTCGCGATCCCGCTGAGCCAGACCGCCGGCAACGACACCAAGGTCACCATGTGGTGGCTGGTGCTCATCTTCCTGATGCACACGCTCGCCGAGCTGTGCCTCTCCCCGGTCGGCCTGTCGGTCACCACGAAGATGGCGCCGCAGAAGTACGGCTCCCAGATGATGGGCGTCTGGTTCCTCGCCGTCACCGCCGGTGACTGCATCACCGGTCTGATGGGTCTCGCCGACGTGCAGCTGAACGGCGTCGGGGTCATCCTCTTCCAGGCCGTGGCCGCCGTCCTCGCCGGCCTCGCGATCTTCATGTACCGCAAGAAGGTCAACCAGCTGATGGACGGCATGGGCTGA
- a CDS encoding GtrA family protein, producing MSTPKNGSLLERVRGFAREVAKFGAVGGLGVLVNLGVFNLIRNTTDLQVVRASVIATVVAIATNYLGFRYFAYRDRAQSGRTRELTLFALFSAIGLVIENGVLYTATYGFGWDGPLASNVFKFVGIGTATVFRFWSYRTWVFKALPAPTEPSEPMPDPAPVPKPDRRPEPLPEPAPANN from the coding sequence ATGAGCACGCCGAAGAACGGATCGCTCCTCGAACGCGTACGCGGTTTCGCACGGGAGGTCGCCAAGTTCGGGGCCGTCGGCGGTCTCGGTGTGCTGGTCAACCTGGGTGTCTTCAACCTGATCCGCAACACGACCGACCTCCAGGTGGTGCGCGCGAGCGTCATAGCCACCGTCGTGGCCATCGCCACGAACTACCTCGGTTTCCGTTACTTCGCCTACCGGGACCGCGCGCAGAGCGGGCGCACCCGCGAGCTGACCCTGTTCGCCCTGTTCAGCGCGATCGGGCTGGTCATCGAGAACGGCGTGCTCTACACCGCCACCTACGGGTTCGGCTGGGACGGGCCGCTCGCGTCCAACGTCTTCAAGTTCGTCGGCATCGGGACGGCGACCGTCTTCCGCTTCTGGTCGTACCGGACCTGGGTCTTCAAGGCCCTGCCCGCGCCGACGGAGCCGAGCGAGCCGATGCCGGACCCGGCGCCCGTGCCGAAGCCGGACCGCAGGCCCGAACCGCTGCCCGAGCCGGCGCCCGCGAACAACTAG
- a CDS encoding dipeptidase: MSAAQRLDEARELLAEHPVVDGHNDLPWALREQVRYDLARRDIAGDQSAHLHTDIPRMRAGGVGAQFWSVYVRSDYAGDEAVSATLEQIDVVAQLIDRYPGDLVRALTADDMEAARADGRIASLMGAEGGHSINNSLATLRALHQLGVRYMTLTHNDTIDWADSATDEPRHGGLTDFGREVVREMNRVGMLVDLSHVAATTMRDALAVSAAPVVFSHSSARAVCDHPRNIPDDVLALLPANGGVAMATFVPKFILPAAVEWTLAADENLRAHGLHHLDTTPEAMALHRAFEEARPRPVATAATVADHLDHMREVAGIDHIGIGGDYDGTAFTPSGLDDVAGYPNLVAELLARGWSKADLAQLTWSNAVRVLRDAEAVARDLSASRGPSNAVIR, translated from the coding sequence GTGAGCGCCGCGCAGCGTCTGGACGAGGCGCGCGAGCTGTTGGCCGAACACCCCGTCGTGGACGGCCACAACGACCTGCCCTGGGCGCTGCGCGAGCAGGTGCGCTACGACCTGGCGCGCCGGGACATCGCGGGCGACCAGTCCGCCCACCTGCACACCGACATCCCCCGGATGCGCGCCGGCGGGGTCGGCGCGCAGTTCTGGTCCGTCTACGTGCGGTCCGACTACGCCGGTGACGAGGCGGTCAGCGCCACCCTGGAGCAGATCGACGTCGTCGCCCAGCTGATCGACCGTTATCCCGGCGACCTCGTGCGGGCGCTGACGGCGGACGACATGGAGGCGGCCCGCGCCGACGGCCGGATCGCCTCGCTGATGGGCGCCGAGGGCGGCCACTCCATCAACAACTCGCTCGCCACCCTGCGCGCCCTGCACCAGCTGGGCGTGCGGTACATGACGCTCACGCACAACGACACCATCGACTGGGCGGACTCGGCGACCGACGAGCCCCGGCACGGCGGTCTGACCGACTTCGGCCGCGAGGTCGTCCGCGAGATGAACCGCGTCGGCATGCTGGTGGACCTCTCGCACGTCGCCGCGACGACGATGCGCGACGCCCTCGCGGTCTCGGCCGCGCCGGTCGTCTTCTCGCACTCCTCGGCGCGGGCCGTCTGCGACCACCCGCGCAACATCCCCGACGACGTGCTGGCGCTGCTGCCGGCCAACGGCGGGGTGGCGATGGCCACCTTCGTCCCGAAGTTCATCCTCCCGGCGGCGGTCGAGTGGACCCTGGCCGCGGACGAGAACCTGCGGGCGCACGGCCTCCACCACCTGGACACCACCCCCGAGGCGATGGCCCTGCACCGGGCCTTCGAGGAGGCGCGCCCGCGCCCCGTGGCCACGGCCGCGACCGTGGCCGACCACTTGGACCACATGCGCGAGGTGGCCGGCATCGACCACATCGGCATCGGCGGGGACTACGACGGCACGGCCTTCACCCCGTCCGGCCTGGACGACGTGGCGGGCTACCCGAACCTCGTCGCCGAGCTGCTCGCGCGCGGCTGGTCCAAGGCCGACCTGGCACAGCTGACCTGGTCCAACGCGGTACGGGTGCTGCGCGACGCGGAGGCGGTCGCCCGCGACCTGTCGGCCTCCCGGGGCCCGTCGAACGCGGTGATCCGCTAG
- a CDS encoding ATP-binding protein has translation MRRRLINSTLAVVLVVIAVFGVSLVIVETRTITSSAQDRIESEALRLVGIVEANVLEKKPIDPVALGEQLDSGHHARITVPGQSVVQVGAPIPDSVIRGTARGEQGEVVIVEESRSTVTREVGRTLAVVGAVALLAVVAAVLLAVRQANRLASPLTDLAETAERLGSGDPRPRHKRYGVPELDRVADVLDSSAERIGRMLTAERRLAADASHQLRTPLTALSMRLEEITVTDDLATVREEATIALTQVERLTDVVQRLLTNSRDPRTGSAVPFDLDEVVKQQVEEWRPAYRSAGRAIVRSGRTGVRAVGTPGAVSQVLATLVENALMHGGGTVALRTRVIGNQAVLEVTDEGPGVPPDLGNRIFERAISGRNSTGIGLAVARDLAEADGGRLELLQTQPPVFALFLSRTAPEPAEPQTTVR, from the coding sequence ATGCGCCGCCGCCTCATCAACTCCACGCTCGCCGTGGTGCTCGTCGTGATCGCCGTCTTCGGGGTCTCCCTCGTCATCGTGGAGACCCGGACCATCACCAGCAGCGCCCAGGACCGCATCGAGTCCGAGGCGCTGCGGCTCGTGGGCATCGTCGAGGCGAACGTCCTGGAGAAGAAACCGATCGACCCCGTGGCCCTCGGCGAGCAGCTCGACTCCGGCCACCACGCGCGGATCACCGTCCCCGGCCAGTCGGTCGTGCAGGTGGGCGCCCCGATCCCCGACAGTGTGATCCGCGGCACCGCCCGCGGGGAGCAGGGCGAGGTCGTCATCGTGGAGGAGTCCCGCTCCACCGTGACCCGCGAGGTCGGGCGGACCCTGGCCGTGGTCGGCGCGGTGGCCCTGCTGGCCGTCGTGGCGGCCGTACTGCTCGCCGTACGGCAGGCCAACCGGCTGGCCTCCCCGCTCACCGACCTGGCCGAGACGGCCGAGCGGCTCGGATCGGGCGACCCGCGGCCCCGGCACAAGCGGTACGGGGTCCCCGAGCTGGACCGGGTCGCGGACGTACTGGACTCCAGCGCCGAGCGGATCGGCCGGATGCTGACAGCCGAGCGGCGCCTGGCCGCGGACGCCTCCCACCAGCTACGCACCCCCCTCACCGCGCTCTCCATGCGGCTGGAGGAGATCACGGTCACCGACGACCTGGCGACCGTCCGGGAGGAGGCGACGATCGCCCTGACCCAGGTGGAGCGGCTCACGGACGTGGTGCAGCGGCTGCTCACGAACTCGCGGGACCCGCGGACGGGCTCGGCGGTCCCCTTCGACCTGGACGAAGTCGTCAAGCAGCAGGTGGAGGAGTGGCGGCCGGCCTACCGCAGTGCGGGCCGGGCCATCGTGCGGTCCGGACGGACGGGCGTGCGGGCCGTCGGCACCCCGGGCGCGGTCTCCCAGGTGCTGGCCACCCTGGTGGAGAACGCCCTGATGCACGGCGGCGGCACGGTCGCGCTGCGTACCCGGGTGATCGGCAACCAGGCCGTGCTGGAGGTCACGGACGAGGGACCCGGCGTCCCGCCGGACCTCGGCAACCGGATCTTCGAGCGGGCCATCAGCGGTCGCAACTCCACCGGGATCGGCCTCGCGGTGGCCCGGGACCTCGCGGAGGCGGACGGCGGCCGCCTGGAGCTGCTCCAGACCCAGCCACCGGTGTTCGCGCTCTTCCTCAGCCGCACGGCGCCGGAACCGGCCGAACCGCAGACCACCGTCCGCTAG
- a CDS encoding acyl-CoA dehydrogenase family protein, whose translation MAGSADFDLYRPAEEHDMLRESVRSLAEAKILPFAAAVDEESRFPQEALDALVASDLHAVHVPETYGGAGADALATVIVIEEVARVCASSSLIPAVNKLGSLPVILSGSEELKAKYLGPLAKGDAMFSYALSEPDAGSDAAGMKTRAVRDGDFWVLNGVKRWITNAGVSEYYTVMAVTDPEKRSKGISAFVVEKSDEGVSFGAPEKKLGIKGSPTREVYLDNVRIPADRMIGAEGTGFATAMKTLDHTRITIAAQALGIAQGALDYAKGYVQERKQFGKPIGDFQGVQFMLADMAMKIEAARQLTYSAAARSERVSGGGPHEDLTFFGAAAKCFASDVAMEVTTDAVQLLGGYGYTRDYPVERMMRDAKITQIYEGTNQVQRIVMARNLP comes from the coding sequence TTGGCGGGTTCTGCCGACTTCGACCTGTACCGCCCGGCCGAGGAGCACGACATGCTCCGCGAGTCGGTCCGCTCGCTCGCCGAGGCGAAGATCCTGCCGTTCGCGGCCGCGGTCGACGAGGAGTCCCGCTTCCCGCAGGAGGCCCTGGACGCCCTGGTCGCCAGCGACCTGCACGCCGTCCACGTGCCGGAGACCTACGGCGGCGCGGGCGCCGACGCCCTCGCCACCGTGATCGTGATCGAGGAGGTGGCCCGTGTCTGCGCCTCCTCCTCCCTCATCCCGGCCGTGAACAAGCTCGGCTCGCTCCCGGTGATCCTCTCCGGTTCCGAGGAGCTCAAGGCCAAGTACCTGGGCCCGCTGGCCAAGGGCGACGCGATGTTCTCGTACGCGCTCTCCGAGCCGGACGCGGGCTCCGACGCCGCCGGCATGAAGACCCGCGCCGTGCGCGACGGGGACTTCTGGGTGCTCAACGGCGTCAAGCGCTGGATCACCAACGCGGGCGTCTCCGAGTACTACACGGTCATGGCCGTCACCGACCCGGAGAAGCGCTCCAAGGGCATCAGCGCCTTCGTCGTGGAGAAGAGCGACGAGGGCGTGTCCTTCGGCGCCCCGGAGAAGAAGCTCGGCATCAAGGGCTCCCCGACGCGCGAGGTCTACCTCGACAACGTCCGGATCCCCGCCGACCGCATGATCGGCGCCGAGGGCACCGGCTTCGCCACCGCGATGAAGACCCTGGACCACACCCGCATCACCATCGCGGCCCAGGCGCTCGGCATCGCCCAGGGCGCCCTGGACTACGCCAAGGGCTACGTCCAGGAGCGCAAGCAGTTCGGCAAGCCGATCGGTGACTTCCAGGGCGTGCAGTTCATGCTCGCGGACATGGCCATGAAGATCGAGGCCGCCCGCCAGCTGACGTACTCCGCCGCGGCCCGCTCGGAGCGCGTGTCCGGCGGCGGCCCCCACGAGGACCTCACCTTCTTCGGCGCCGCGGCCAAGTGCTTCGCCTCCGACGTGGCCATGGAGGTCACCACGGACGCCGTCCAGCTCCTCGGCGGTTACGGCTACACCCGTGACTACCCGGTGGAGCGCATGATGCGCGATGCCAAGATCACGCAGATTTATGAAGGCACGAACCAAGTGCAGCGCATCGTGATGGCGAGGAACCTGCCGTAG
- the purE gene encoding 5-(carboxyamino)imidazole ribonucleotide mutase: MSPTSAAPVIGIVMGSDSDWPVMEAAAQALDEFEISYEVDVVSAHRMPREMIEYGERAAGRGLKAIIAGAGGAAHLPGMLASVTPLPVIGVPVPLKYLDGMDSLMSIVQMPAGVPVATVSIAGARNAGLLAVRMLAAHDPELLARMTDFQQELNDQATEKGKRLRTKVAGSESFGFGK, translated from the coding sequence ATGAGCCCCACCTCCGCAGCCCCTGTCATCGGCATCGTCATGGGCTCCGACTCGGACTGGCCCGTCATGGAGGCGGCCGCCCAGGCCCTGGACGAGTTCGAGATCTCGTACGAGGTCGACGTCGTGTCCGCCCACCGGATGCCGCGCGAGATGATCGAGTACGGGGAGCGGGCCGCCGGCCGCGGACTGAAGGCGATCATCGCGGGCGCGGGCGGAGCCGCCCACCTGCCCGGCATGCTCGCCTCGGTCACCCCGCTCCCGGTCATCGGCGTGCCGGTGCCGCTGAAGTACCTCGACGGCATGGACTCGCTGATGTCGATCGTCCAGATGCCGGCCGGGGTCCCCGTCGCCACCGTCTCGATCGCCGGCGCGCGCAATGCGGGCCTGCTGGCCGTACGGATGCTGGCCGCGCACGACCCGGAGCTGCTGGCCCGGATGACCGACTTCCAGCAGGAGCTCAACGACCAGGCCACCGAGAAGGGCAAGCGGCTGCGTACGAAGGTCGCCGGCTCGGAGTCCTTCGGGTTCGGCAAGTGA
- a CDS encoding UDP-glucose dehydrogenase family protein → MAPLRITVIGTGYLGATHAAAMAELGFEVLGLDVVPEKIEMLATGRVPMYEPGLEELLAKHVAGLPGSTGRLRFTTSWEEVGAFGDVHFVCVNTPQKHGEYACDMSYVDSAMASLAPHLTRPVLVVGKSTVPVGSAERLAVKLTELAPAGTDVELAWNPEFLREGFAVDDTLHPDRIVIGVQGERAEKLLREVYETPMSEGTPLVVTDFPTAELVKTAANSFLATKISFINAMAEVCEAAGGDVAKLAEAIGYDERIGAKFLRAGIGFGGGCLPKDIRAFMARAGELGADQALTFLREVDSINMRRRGHMVELARESVGGSFLGKRVAVLGATFKPDSDDVRDSPALNVAGQIHLQGGQVTVYDPKGMDNARRLFPTLGYADSAMAAARGAEVVLHLTEWREFRDLDPAELGGVVTDRLILDGRNALDPERWRAAGWTYRAMGRPRA, encoded by the coding sequence ATGGCCCCCCTCAGGATCACTGTGATCGGCACCGGTTACCTCGGTGCGACCCACGCCGCCGCGATGGCGGAGCTGGGCTTCGAGGTGCTGGGGCTGGACGTGGTGCCCGAGAAGATCGAGATGCTGGCCACGGGCCGGGTCCCGATGTACGAGCCCGGGCTGGAGGAACTGCTGGCCAAGCACGTGGCCGGACTGCCCGGCTCGACCGGCCGGCTGCGGTTCACGACCTCCTGGGAGGAGGTCGGCGCCTTCGGCGACGTCCACTTCGTCTGCGTGAACACCCCGCAGAAGCACGGTGAGTACGCCTGCGACATGTCCTACGTGGACTCCGCGATGGCCTCGCTGGCCCCCCATCTGACACGGCCGGTCCTGGTCGTCGGCAAGTCCACGGTGCCGGTGGGCTCGGCGGAGCGGCTCGCGGTGAAGCTCACGGAGCTGGCCCCGGCGGGCACGGACGTGGAGCTGGCCTGGAACCCGGAGTTCCTGCGGGAGGGCTTCGCGGTCGACGACACCCTGCACCCCGACCGGATCGTGATCGGCGTCCAGGGCGAGCGCGCCGAGAAGCTGCTGCGGGAGGTGTACGAGACCCCGATGTCGGAGGGGACCCCGCTGGTGGTCACCGACTTCCCGACCGCGGAGCTGGTGAAGACCGCCGCGAACTCCTTCCTCGCGACCAAGATCTCCTTCATCAACGCGATGGCGGAGGTGTGCGAGGCCGCCGGCGGCGACGTGGCCAAGCTGGCCGAGGCCATCGGCTACGACGAGCGGATCGGCGCGAAGTTCCTGCGCGCGGGGATCGGCTTCGGCGGCGGCTGCCTGCCCAAGGACATCCGGGCCTTCATGGCCCGCGCCGGCGAGCTGGGCGCCGACCAGGCACTGACCTTCCTGCGCGAGGTCGACTCCATCAACATGCGGCGCCGCGGGCACATGGTCGAGCTGGCCCGGGAGTCCGTGGGCGGTTCGTTCCTCGGCAAGCGGGTCGCCGTGCTCGGCGCCACCTTCAAGCCGGACTCCGACGACGTACGGGACTCGCCCGCGCTGAACGTGGCCGGGCAGATCCACCTCCAGGGCGGCCAGGTCACCGTCTACGACCCCAAGGGCATGGACAACGCCCGCCGCCTCTTCCCGACGCTGGGCTACGCGGACTCCGCGATGGCCGCCGCCCGCGGCGCGGAGGTCGTCCTGCACCTGACCGAATGGCGCGAGTTCCGCGACCTCGACCCGGCGGAGCTGGGCGGCGTGGTCACCGACCGGCTCATCCTGGACGGCCGCAACGCGCTGGACCCCGAGCGGTGGCGGGCCGCGGGCTGGACGTACCGGGCGATGGGGCGTCCGCGGGCCTAG
- a CDS encoding 5-(carboxyamino)imidazole ribonucleotide synthase encodes MTFPVVGMVGGGQLARMTHEAGIPLGIRFKLLSDTPQDSAAQVVSDVVIGDYRDLETLRAFARGCDVITFDHEHVPMEHLRALEADGIPVRPGPDALVHAQDKGVMRAKLDEIGAPSPRHRIVSDPDDVTAFAHEVGGFPVILKTVRGGYDGKGVWFVRTPEDAAAPFKAGVPVLAEEKVDFVRELAANIVRSPHGQAVAYPVVESRQVDGVCDTVIAPAPNLSEALAGEAQALALRIAKELDVTGHLAVELFETTDGRILVNELAMRPHNSGHWTQDGAVTSQFANHVRAVLDLPLGDPRPRATWTVMANVLGGDFPDMYAAYLHCMAHDPQLKIHMYGKDVKHGRKVGHVNTYGDDLDDVLERARHAADYLRGTVTA; translated from the coding sequence GTGACGTTCCCGGTAGTCGGCATGGTCGGCGGCGGACAGCTCGCCCGCATGACCCACGAGGCGGGTATCCCCCTCGGCATCAGATTCAAGCTCCTCAGTGACACCCCGCAGGACTCGGCGGCCCAGGTCGTGAGCGATGTCGTCATCGGCGACTATCGCGACCTGGAGACGTTGCGTGCCTTCGCGCGCGGTTGTGACGTGATCACCTTCGACCACGAGCATGTACCCATGGAGCACCTGCGGGCCCTGGAAGCGGACGGCATCCCCGTCCGCCCGGGGCCCGACGCTTTGGTGCATGCCCAGGACAAGGGGGTGATGCGCGCCAAGCTCGACGAGATCGGCGCGCCCAGCCCCCGCCACCGGATCGTGAGCGATCCGGACGACGTGACCGCCTTCGCGCACGAGGTGGGCGGGTTCCCCGTGATCCTCAAGACCGTGCGGGGCGGGTACGACGGCAAGGGGGTGTGGTTCGTCCGCACCCCCGAGGACGCGGCGGCCCCGTTCAAGGCGGGTGTCCCGGTCCTCGCGGAGGAGAAGGTCGATTTCGTCCGCGAGCTCGCGGCGAACATCGTCCGCTCCCCGCACGGCCAGGCGGTGGCCTATCCCGTCGTCGAGTCCCGCCAGGTGGACGGGGTCTGCGACACGGTGATCGCCCCGGCCCCGAACCTCTCGGAGGCCCTCGCGGGCGAGGCCCAGGCCCTCGCCCTGCGCATCGCCAAGGAACTCGACGTGACCGGCCACCTGGCCGTGGAGCTGTTCGAGACCACCGACGGTCGGATCCTGGTCAACGAGCTGGCGATGCGCCCGCACAACAGCGGCCACTGGACCCAGGACGGGGCCGTGACCTCCCAGTTCGCCAACCACGTGCGCGCGGTCCTGGACCTTCCGCTGGGCGACCCGCGCCCCCGCGCCACGTGGACCGTCATGGCGAACGTGCTGGGCGGGGACTTCCCCGACATGTACGCGGCGTACCTGCACTGCATGGCCCACGATCCCCAGCTGAAGATCCACATGTACGGCAAGGACGTGAAACACGGTCGCAAGGTCGGCCACGTCAACACCTACGGCGACGATCTGGACGATGTGCTGGAGCGCGCACGCCACGCTGCCGACTACCTCAGAGGAACGGTCACCGCATGA